The following coding sequences are from one Plasmodium knowlesi strain H genome assembly, chromosome: 9 window:
- a CDS encoding dynamin-like protein, putative, with translation MESSMYNNLRKLITVIDELRDIGLQKYINLPRICVVGTQSSGKSSVLESIVGLDFLPRGEGIVTRRPIEFRLIHIKEDSEIKHWAIFEDDKSKKFTDFNKVREHINNLTDELAGKNKGIIDEPIVLNIYSTSCPDLSLIDLPGITRVPLKNSDQTDDIERLTREMAFRYVKDPRTIILAVLPANADMSTSDALQIARKVDPKGLRTIGVITKIDLMDKGADASKMLMNDEITLRLGYTGVVNRSTADIKSGKSIAQSLKDELKFFQNHPVYKKLPPTLYGTTSLTDKLTKVLLRHIKNFLPDIKIEINDKIRLINDKLYELGTNVPLDATKKTQLLWSMITDYCEIFKNTLKGKYDKRLQVFIENNDIICGLKVRSIFNEFLDEYVGKNVTSELTDNDIDDAICLHEGDSLPGFPSPDTFEFLILPHLKKINAPVFHCLDKVTQTLEILSQKIANRVLARFPKLSEQVLDLSQTILLREKENTHNILENFIDAETNYLFTNDSSYLIEHGSIINANEDDPNNESTTQDFNSQQRLQNKRQQSNISNSNIDNNNMQSKYYSNMMSDQEYITGKAAKFVSTAQKSVMNMWNAKEKKKTRYNAQFIQEIRRRLDCYFNIVLRNVRDSVPKIIGYFLIRKLQEKMQFELYSDLNSEQKLYDLLNEPPHVVKEREHLNRQLDILKKANQVLMKDPNITSINLDLFDANYEQDLIEFQKSLKTNNVQSAAQTYKQTISSSQGSMHSMGDGPSISKRNPMMQNRNASPTSMNSNTMKSSGMMNQKMPSSTYMQQNLLNDSKGKHLFEKEPMKKKVQYNPLFD, from the exons ATGGAGTCGAGCATGTACAACAACCTGCGGAAGCTAATCACCGTGATCGACGAACTGAGGGATATTGGACTGCAGAAGTACATCAACCTGCCGAGAATATGTGTGGTAGGTACGCAGAGCAGCGGCAAGAGCAGTGTGCTCGAATCAATAGTCGGGCTGGATTTCCTCCCCAGAGGTGAAGGTATAGTCACCAGGAGGCCCATAGAATTCAGGCTCATCCACATAAAGGAAGATAGCGAAATTAAACACTGGGCCATATTCGAAGAtgataaaagtaaaaagttCACAGATTTTAACAAAGTAAGGGAGCACATAAACAACTTAACGGATGAACTagctggaaaaaataaaggaattATAGATGAGCCAATTGTACTGAATATATACTCGACTAGTTGCCCAGATTTATCACTCATAGATCTTCCGGGGATTACAAGAGTACCTCTTAAAAATTCTGATCAGACAGATGACATCGAAAGGCTAACAAGAGAAATGGCATTTCGTTATGTCAAAGACCCCAGGACAATTATCTTGGCCGTGTTACCAGCCAATGCAGATATGTCAACAAGTGATGCTTTACAAATAGCGAGGAAGGTTGATCCAAAAGGGTTGAGAACGATAGGtgtaattacaaaaattgaTTTAATGGACAAAGGAGCGGATGCAAGTAAGATGTTAATGAATGATGAAATTACCCTCCGGTTAGGTTACACAGGAGTGGTAAACAGATCTACAGCAGACattaaaagtggaaaatcaATAGCCCAATCGTTGAAGGacgaattaaaatttttccaaaaccaTCCAGTGTATAAGAAGTTACCTCCAACACTTTACGGTACCACATCACTAACGGATAAATTAACTAAAGTACTTCTCAGACATATcaaaaattttctccctGATATTAAAATCGaaataaatgataaaataaGGCTCATTAATGACAAGTTGTATGAACTAGGAACCAACGTGCCCCTGGACGCAACGAAAAAGACTCAGCTCCTATGGTCCATGATTACAGATTATTgtgaaatatttaaaaatacatTAAAGGGTAAATATGATAAGAGGTTACAGGTTTTTATAGAAAATAATGACATAATTTGTGGACTCAAAGTAAGAAGCATTTTTAACGAATTCTTGGATGAATAcgtaggaaaaaatgtaacaaGCGAACTTACTGATAACGATATTGATGATGCCATATGTTTACATGAAGGAGATAGTTTGCCAGGTTTCCCTTCCCCCGATACATTTGAATTCTTAATTTTACCACatctaaaaaaaattaacgcaCCAGTATTTCACTGTCTAGATAAAGTTACTCAGACCTTAGAAATATTATCACAAAAAATAGCCAATCGAGTTTTAGCAAGATTTCCGAAATTATCTGAACAGGTCCTAGATCTATCTCAAACAATACTCCtcagggaaaaagaaaacacacATAATATACTAGAGAATTTTATCGACGCAGAAACCAATTATCTCTTCACGAACGATTCTTCCTACCTGATAGAACACGGAAGTATAATTAATGCCAATGAAGATGATCCAAACAACGAAAGTACAACTCAAGATTTTAATTCTCAACAAAGGTTACAAAACAAAAGACAACAATCCAATATCTCCAACTCAAATAtagataataataatatgcaAAGTAAGTACTACTCTAATATGATGAGCGACCAAGAGTATATCACTGGTAAAGCTGCAAAGTTTGTTAGCACAGCTCAAAAATCGGTTATGAATATGTGGaacgcaaaagaaaaaaaaaagaccagaTACAATGCTCAGTTTATTCAAGAAATCAGACGAAGGTTAGATTGTTATTTTAACATTGTCCTACGCAATGTTAGAGATAGTGTCCCCAAAATTATCGGTTACTTCCTCATTAGGAaattacaagaaaaaatgcaatttgAGTTATATTCTGATTTAAACAGTGAGCAGAAGTTATACGATCTGTTAAATGAGCCTCCTCATGTTGTTAAGGAAAGGGAACACCTCAATAGGCAGCTGGATATTCTCAAAAAAGCAAATCAGGTTCTCATGAAGGATCCCAATATCACCTCCATCAACTTGGATCTCTTTGACGCCAATTATGAACAGGACCTAATCGAATTCCAGAAAAGCTTAAAAACGAACAATGTGCAATCTGCAGCCCAGACATACAAGCAAACCATCAGCTCCTCACAAGGCAGCATGCACAGCATGGGCGATGGTCCTTCCATCAG CAAACGTAACCCAATGATGCAAAACAGGAACGCCTCTCCCACCTCGATGAATTCAAATACCATGAAATCCAGCGGCATGATGAATCAGAAGATGCCCTCCTCGACCTACATGCAACAGAATCTGCTGAACG ATTCCAAGGGAAAGCATTTATTCGAAAAGGAgcccatgaaaaaaaag GTGCAGTACAATCCTCTGTTTGATTAG